A window of Pedococcus aerophilus contains these coding sequences:
- a CDS encoding AIM24 family protein produces MQSPLFEQANLEVQAEQRFALQNPQMLRVHLGGDVLAVKGAMVSFQGNIRFDHEKAGSVGKLFKKVVTGEDVSLMRVSGEGDVFFASEAGFVFLVELTGDGISLNARNLLAFDSSIDWDIKRVQGAGMLSGGLFNTTLHGTGTAAIHTVGQPVVLDCGTQPTYVDVQACVGWSANLVPQVVSSMNVRSMLRGGSGEAFQYAFHGPGFVIVQPSEWTPPPAQSGGGGFNLGGMLDG; encoded by the coding sequence ATGCAGAGTCCACTGTTCGAACAGGCGAACCTCGAGGTCCAGGCGGAGCAGCGCTTCGCCCTCCAGAACCCCCAGATGCTGCGTGTCCACCTCGGTGGCGACGTGCTGGCCGTCAAGGGCGCGATGGTGTCCTTCCAGGGCAACATCCGCTTCGACCACGAGAAGGCCGGCAGCGTCGGCAAGCTCTTCAAGAAGGTCGTCACCGGTGAGGACGTCTCGCTCATGCGGGTGTCCGGCGAGGGCGACGTGTTCTTCGCGTCCGAGGCCGGGTTCGTCTTCCTCGTCGAGCTGACCGGCGACGGCATCAGCCTCAACGCACGCAACCTGCTGGCCTTCGACTCCAGCATCGACTGGGACATCAAGCGCGTCCAGGGTGCCGGGATGCTCAGCGGTGGCCTGTTCAACACCACGCTGCACGGCACCGGCACCGCGGCGATCCACACGGTCGGCCAGCCGGTCGTCCTCGACTGCGGCACCCAGCCCACCTACGTCGACGTCCAGGCGTGCGTGGGCTGGTCGGCGAACCTCGTGCCCCAGGTGGTCTCGAGCATGAACGTCCGCTCCATGCTGCGTGGCGGCTCCGGCGAGGCGTTCCAGTACGCCTTCCACGGCCCGGGCTTCGTCATCGTCCAGCCGAGCGAGTGGACCCCGCCGCCGGCCCAGAGCGGCGGCGGAGGGTTCAACCTCGGCGGCATGCTCGACGGCTGA
- a CDS encoding M14 family zinc carboxypeptidase — protein MHVLRSSRRTIVVAATVALVAGGAAGLNGTATGPDSTGGGTTAEVVPASGEPDTALRRSLAAAPDGLRTPFEASNGKTWTTVAQAQKFWRDLDASTDRVRVSTVGRTNEGRPLQLVQVGNPAPRSVAEARTGSVLLYTCSVHGNEPSGREACLQLARDMATTTDPAWQRLLRTTTVLFINANPDGWQANTRANAQGLDVNRDYMALESPEATAITKVIRDWKPDVLNDLHEYGPNQYYKTDLLQLWPRNRQADEEIHDLAKTMSEEYAAAQVESLGYTSGEYGLYVKDGEQFLQVAGDEQGRILRNYAGLSHVVGMLSETANKPLDDAEAADTSLLNRRRVEVNYTSAVGSAQMVLENRATLVRETAAAAERVTREGAEQSGVVYFAGQDNVIPESSAEVEPEPMCGYQLTAAQRTELAPVLRAHGITWRTNAGGAFVKMAQEDQPLIPLLLDARSEHRIAEATPVDDC, from the coding sequence ATGCACGTGCTCAGATCCAGCAGGAGAACCATCGTCGTCGCGGCCACGGTCGCCCTCGTGGCAGGCGGAGCCGCCGGCCTGAACGGGACAGCGACAGGCCCCGACTCCACCGGTGGCGGCACCACCGCAGAGGTCGTCCCAGCCTCCGGGGAGCCGGACACCGCCTTGCGCCGCTCGCTCGCCGCGGCTCCGGACGGCCTCCGGACGCCGTTCGAGGCGAGCAACGGGAAGACCTGGACCACCGTCGCCCAGGCGCAGAAGTTCTGGCGCGACCTCGACGCCAGCACCGACCGCGTGCGGGTGAGCACCGTGGGCCGGACCAACGAGGGTCGACCCCTGCAGCTCGTCCAGGTCGGCAACCCCGCCCCGAGGTCCGTCGCCGAGGCACGGACGGGCTCGGTCCTGCTGTACACGTGCTCGGTCCACGGCAACGAGCCGTCCGGGCGCGAGGCCTGCCTCCAGCTCGCCCGCGACATGGCCACGACCACCGACCCCGCGTGGCAGCGGCTGCTGCGGACCACGACGGTGCTGTTCATCAACGCCAACCCCGACGGCTGGCAGGCGAACACCCGGGCCAACGCCCAGGGGCTCGACGTCAACCGTGACTACATGGCGCTGGAGTCCCCCGAGGCGACCGCCATCACCAAGGTCATCCGCGACTGGAAGCCCGACGTGCTCAACGACCTGCACGAGTACGGGCCCAACCAGTACTACAAGACCGACCTGCTCCAGCTCTGGCCGCGCAACCGCCAGGCGGACGAAGAGATCCATGACCTCGCCAAGACGATGAGCGAGGAGTATGCCGCCGCGCAGGTCGAGTCCCTCGGCTACACCTCGGGCGAGTACGGGCTCTACGTCAAGGACGGGGAGCAGTTCCTCCAGGTCGCCGGTGACGAGCAGGGCCGCATCCTGCGCAACTACGCCGGGCTCTCGCACGTCGTGGGCATGCTCAGCGAGACGGCCAACAAGCCACTGGACGACGCAGAGGCCGCTGATACGTCGCTGCTCAACCGGCGCCGCGTCGAGGTCAACTACACCAGTGCCGTCGGCAGCGCGCAGATGGTGCTGGAGAACCGCGCCACCCTCGTCCGCGAGACCGCTGCGGCGGCGGAGCGGGTGACGCGGGAGGGTGCTGAGCAGTCCGGTGTCGTCTACTTCGCAGGTCAGGACAACGTCATCCCCGAGTCGTCGGCCGAGGTGGAGCCGGAGCCGATGTGCGGCTACCAGCTGACCGCGGCTCAACGCACCGAGCTGGCACCGGTCCTGCGTGCCCACGGGATCACCTGGCGCACCAACGCCGGTGGCGCGTTCGTGAAGATGGCGCAGGAGGACCAGCCGCTCATCCCGCTGCTGCTGGACGCCCGCTCCGAGCACCGGATCGCCGAGGCCACACCGGTCGACGACTGCTGA
- a CDS encoding GNAT family N-acetyltransferase produces MNEPAELTVAVVTEEDLDDLAPSLLAYARFYREDPSVDELTSMARALIATGGGTQLIARDGDGAVAGHATVLWSWDTTLGLPLAVMEDLYVHADHRSQGAGRAVLEACRSLAADRGCRWLQWQTAPDNERAQRLYDSLGGDRSEWLTYRLPIGVPSA; encoded by the coding sequence ATGAACGAGCCCGCCGAGCTGACCGTCGCCGTCGTCACCGAGGAGGACCTCGACGACCTCGCGCCGTCGCTCCTCGCCTACGCCCGGTTCTACCGGGAGGACCCGTCCGTGGACGAGCTGACGTCGATGGCCAGGGCCCTGATCGCCACAGGCGGCGGCACCCAGCTGATCGCCCGTGACGGCGACGGCGCCGTGGCCGGGCACGCCACCGTCCTGTGGAGCTGGGACACCACCCTCGGGCTGCCGCTGGCCGTGATGGAGGACCTCTACGTCCACGCCGACCACCGGTCGCAGGGCGCCGGCCGCGCCGTGCTCGAGGCCTGTCGATCGCTCGCGGCCGACCGCGGCTGCCGGTGGCTGCAGTGGCAGACGGCGCCGGACAACGAGCGGGCGCAGCGGCTCTACGACAGCCTCGGTGGCGACCGCTCGGAGTGGCTGACCTACCGCCTCCCCATCGGCGTGCCTTCGGCCTAG
- a CDS encoding TetR/AcrR family transcriptional regulator has protein sequence MTPRAPAMAPDDRRAAIIASTVPLLRDKGRAVSTKEIARAAGVAEGTIFRVFESKDELVEACVHDAFQTEVLVARLLEIDVALPLRERLAAAVSTMQGYLRDIFSLMSVLQASGRPMRPPHKGQDPRREQANTAVDQAFVALVGADADQLRLPATEVVNYLRMLTLSSVHPMLHHGDSTPQDLVDVILEGALRRPEPGGKK, from the coding sequence GTGACTCCCCGAGCCCCTGCCATGGCCCCCGACGACCGTCGAGCCGCGATCATCGCGTCGACGGTGCCACTGCTGCGCGACAAGGGGCGTGCGGTGAGCACCAAGGAGATCGCCCGGGCGGCGGGCGTCGCCGAGGGCACGATCTTCCGGGTGTTCGAGTCCAAGGACGAGCTGGTCGAAGCCTGCGTCCACGACGCCTTCCAGACCGAGGTGCTCGTCGCCCGGCTGCTCGAGATCGACGTCGCGCTGCCGCTGCGCGAACGCCTCGCTGCCGCCGTGTCGACCATGCAGGGCTACCTGCGCGACATCTTCTCGCTCATGAGCGTCCTCCAGGCGTCGGGCCGACCCATGCGCCCGCCGCACAAGGGGCAGGACCCGCGACGCGAGCAGGCCAACACCGCGGTCGACCAGGCGTTCGTCGCGCTCGTCGGAGCCGACGCCGACCAGCTCCGGCTGCCGGCCACCGAGGTCGTCAACTACCTGCGGATGCTCACGCTCTCGAGCGTCCACCCGATGCTCCACCACGGTGACTCCACACCGCAGGACCTCGTCGACGTCATCCTCGAGGGCGCCCTCCGGCGTCCCGAACCAGGGGGGAAGAAGTAG
- a CDS encoding ABC transporter ATP-binding protein, producing the protein MSEGVKTAEEKAAEARRGPGARAGQRHGPMMGAGVPAEKSQDFVPSAKRLLGLLRPERLPLYAVLALAVASVGLSAIGPKILRRATDHIFAGVVGARFPAGSDKAQLVEALRARGDDTLADLVGGMPYLVPGQGIDFGAVGDVLLLVLAIYVVASLLSWAQGWLLTGAVNRTIFGLRRDVEDKLNRLPLPYFDGQPRGELLSRVTNDIDNVAQSLQQTLSQLLTSLLTVVAMIAMMLYISPMLALIALFTIPVSMAVTAVIGKRSQKHFVQQWKSTGELNSVVEESFTGHELVKVFGRQDEVRASFRAKNDDLYAAGFGAQFVSGIIMPTMMFIGNLNYVIIAVVGGLRVAGGSMTLGDVQAFIQYSRQFTQPLTQVASMANLMQSGVASAERVFEVLDAPEQRPDAVGAAVLDDPRGRVEFEDVSFSYDPANPLIEHLDLVVEPGQTVAIVGPTGAGKTTLVNLVMRFYELDAGRITLDGVDITALTRHNLRSEIGMVLQDTWLFGGTIRDNIAYGRPGASEEEVLAAARATYVDRFVHSLPDGYDTVLDAEGGNISAGEKQLLTIARAFLSDPALLILDEATSSVDTRTELLVQQAMSALRQDRTSFVIAHRLSTIRDADVILVMRDGAIVEQGSHAELLARDGAYAELYAAQFSGAAVVVDA; encoded by the coding sequence ATGAGCGAAGGAGTGAAGACCGCGGAGGAGAAGGCGGCAGAAGCCAGGCGCGGGCCGGGAGCGCGGGCCGGCCAGCGGCACGGACCGATGATGGGCGCAGGGGTGCCGGCCGAGAAGTCGCAGGACTTCGTGCCGTCCGCGAAGCGACTCCTCGGCCTGCTGCGCCCCGAACGCCTTCCCCTGTATGCCGTGCTGGCTCTCGCCGTCGCGAGCGTGGGCCTGTCGGCGATCGGGCCGAAGATCCTCAGGCGGGCGACCGACCACATCTTCGCCGGGGTGGTGGGGGCGAGGTTCCCGGCCGGCAGCGACAAGGCCCAGCTGGTCGAGGCGCTCCGCGCGCGGGGCGACGACACGTTGGCCGACCTCGTGGGCGGCATGCCCTACCTCGTCCCGGGGCAGGGCATCGACTTCGGGGCGGTCGGGGACGTGCTCCTGCTGGTGCTCGCCATCTACGTCGTCGCCAGCCTGCTGTCGTGGGCCCAGGGCTGGCTGCTCACCGGCGCGGTGAACCGCACCATCTTCGGGCTGCGCCGTGACGTCGAGGACAAGCTCAACCGACTGCCGTTGCCCTACTTCGACGGCCAGCCGCGTGGCGAGCTGCTCAGCCGCGTCACCAACGACATCGACAACGTCGCCCAGAGCCTTCAGCAGACGCTGAGCCAGCTGCTCACGTCGTTGCTCACCGTGGTGGCGATGATCGCGATGATGCTCTACATCTCGCCGATGCTGGCCCTGATCGCGCTGTTCACCATCCCGGTCTCGATGGCGGTCACCGCGGTGATCGGCAAGCGGTCGCAGAAGCACTTCGTCCAGCAGTGGAAGAGCACCGGCGAGCTCAACTCCGTCGTCGAGGAGTCCTTCACCGGGCACGAGCTGGTCAAGGTGTTCGGGCGCCAGGACGAGGTGCGGGCGTCGTTCCGGGCCAAGAACGACGACCTGTATGCCGCGGGGTTCGGCGCACAGTTCGTCAGCGGCATCATCATGCCGACGATGATGTTCATCGGGAACCTCAACTACGTCATCATCGCCGTGGTCGGCGGGCTGCGCGTCGCCGGCGGCTCGATGACCCTCGGTGACGTGCAGGCGTTCATCCAGTACTCACGCCAGTTCACCCAGCCGCTGACGCAGGTCGCGTCGATGGCCAACCTCATGCAGTCCGGGGTGGCCTCGGCCGAGCGTGTCTTCGAGGTGCTCGACGCGCCCGAGCAGCGCCCCGACGCCGTCGGTGCGGCGGTGCTCGACGACCCCCGCGGACGGGTGGAGTTCGAGGACGTGTCGTTCTCCTACGACCCGGCGAACCCGCTCATCGAGCACCTCGACCTCGTCGTGGAGCCCGGGCAGACGGTCGCCATCGTCGGGCCGACCGGTGCCGGGAAGACCACCCTCGTCAACCTCGTCATGAGGTTCTACGAGCTCGACGCCGGCCGGATCACCCTGGACGGCGTGGACATCACGGCCCTGACCCGCCACAACCTGCGCAGCGAGATCGGCATGGTGCTCCAGGACACCTGGCTGTTCGGCGGCACCATCCGCGACAACATCGCCTACGGCCGCCCCGGTGCGTCCGAGGAAGAGGTCCTCGCCGCGGCCCGGGCGACCTACGTCGACCGGTTCGTGCACTCGCTGCCCGACGGGTACGACACGGTGCTCGATGCCGAGGGTGGCAACATCAGCGCGGGCGAGAAGCAGCTGCTGACGATCGCGCGGGCGTTCTTGTCCGACCCGGCGCTGCTCATCCTCGACGAGGCGACCAGCTCGGTCGACACCCGCACCGAGCTGCTGGTCCAGCAGGCGATGTCGGCCCTGCGCCAGGACCGCACGAGCTTCGTCATCGCCCACCGCCTCTCGACGATCCGCGACGCCGACGTCATCCTCGTCATGCGCGACGGGGCGATCGTCGAGCAGGGTTCGCACGCCGAGCTGCTCGCCCGCGACGGCGCCTACGCGGAGCTGTATGCCGCGCAGTTCAGCGGCGCCGCCGTGGTGGTCGACGCCTGA
- a CDS encoding ABC transporter ATP-binding protein, which translates to MLIRIIRDYLRPYQRLITVLVGLQLVGTIASLYLPSLNGRIIDEGVAKGDTGYILRTGGWMLAVSLVQIAATVWATYLGARSAAGLGRDLRADVFARVGDFSAQEVSRFGAPTLISRTTNDVTQVQQVVFMGAAMMVSAPIMMVGGIVMALREDVGLSWLVAVAVPLLALSVALVIRRMIPQFRIMQESVDWVNRVLREQITGIRVVRAFVREDHERVRFAEANTQYTGTALAVGRLMAMVFPIVMLIFNASTVAVLWFGSHRVSSGQMQIGELTAFMSYLMQILMSVMMATFMSMMIPRATVSSGRIAEVLDTASTVVPPAEPVAIPRRGAGIELRDVTFAYPGADVPVLQGVSITAEPGRTTAIIGSTGAGKSTLLSLIPRLYDVTGGQVLIGGVDVRDAALEDVWARIGLVPQKPYLFTGTVASNLRYGDAGATDDELWEALRIAQAEDFVRAMPQGLHAPIVQGGTNVSGGQRQRLAIARALVAKPEIFLFDDSFSALDLSTDARLRSALKPVTRHTAVVVVAQRVSTIVDADHIVVLDDGLVVGTGTHDELLETCPTYVEIVESQQSAEAAA; encoded by the coding sequence GTGCTCATCCGGATCATCCGCGACTACCTGCGGCCCTACCAGAGGCTCATCACCGTCCTCGTCGGGCTCCAGCTCGTCGGCACCATCGCCTCGCTCTACCTGCCCAGCCTCAACGGCCGCATCATCGACGAGGGCGTGGCCAAGGGCGACACCGGCTACATCCTGCGCACGGGCGGGTGGATGCTCGCGGTCTCCCTCGTCCAGATCGCCGCCACGGTCTGGGCGACCTACCTCGGGGCGCGGTCGGCGGCCGGGCTCGGCCGCGACCTGCGGGCCGACGTCTTCGCCCGCGTCGGCGACTTCTCCGCCCAGGAGGTGTCACGCTTCGGGGCGCCCACGCTCATCTCGCGCACGACCAACGACGTCACGCAGGTCCAGCAGGTCGTCTTCATGGGTGCCGCGATGATGGTCTCGGCCCCGATCATGATGGTCGGCGGGATCGTCATGGCCCTGCGTGAGGACGTCGGGCTGTCCTGGCTGGTGGCCGTGGCCGTTCCGCTCCTCGCGCTGTCGGTGGCGCTGGTGATCCGCCGGATGATCCCGCAGTTCCGGATCATGCAGGAGTCTGTCGACTGGGTGAACCGCGTTCTGCGCGAACAGATCACCGGCATCCGGGTGGTGCGGGCGTTCGTCCGCGAGGACCACGAGCGGGTCCGATTCGCGGAGGCGAACACGCAGTACACCGGCACCGCGCTCGCGGTCGGTCGCCTGATGGCCATGGTCTTCCCGATCGTCATGCTCATCTTCAACGCCTCGACGGTGGCGGTGCTGTGGTTCGGTTCGCACCGCGTCTCCAGCGGCCAGATGCAGATCGGGGAGCTGACCGCGTTCATGAGCTACCTCATGCAGATCCTCATGTCGGTGATGATGGCGACCTTCATGTCGATGATGATCCCCCGGGCGACGGTCTCCTCCGGACGCATCGCAGAGGTCCTCGACACCGCGTCGACCGTGGTGCCGCCGGCCGAGCCCGTGGCCATCCCGCGCCGGGGTGCCGGCATCGAGCTGCGCGATGTCACGTTCGCCTACCCGGGTGCGGATGTCCCTGTCCTGCAGGGTGTCTCGATCACGGCGGAGCCGGGCAGGACGACGGCCATCATCGGCAGCACCGGTGCCGGGAAGTCGACCCTGCTGTCCCTCATCCCTCGGCTCTACGACGTGACCGGGGGGCAGGTGCTCATCGGCGGGGTCGACGTGCGGGACGCGGCGCTGGAGGACGTGTGGGCGCGGATCGGCCTCGTGCCGCAGAAGCCCTACCTGTTCACCGGCACGGTCGCGAGCAACCTGCGCTACGGCGACGCCGGCGCGACCGACGACGAGCTGTGGGAGGCCCTGCGCATCGCCCAGGCGGAGGACTTCGTGCGCGCCATGCCGCAGGGCCTGCACGCACCGATCGTCCAGGGCGGCACGAACGTCTCGGGTGGCCAGCGCCAGCGACTTGCCATCGCCCGGGCCCTGGTCGCCAAGCCCGAGATCTTCCTGTTCGACGACAGCTTCTCGGCCCTCGACCTGTCGACGGACGCGCGGCTGCGGTCCGCGCTCAAGCCCGTCACGCGGCACACCGCCGTCGTGGTCGTGGCCCAACGGGTGTCGACCATCGTCGACGCCGACCACATCGTCGTCCTCGACGACGGGCTCGTCGTCGGGACCGGGACCCACGACGAGCTCCTCGAGACGTGCCCCACGTACGTCGAGATCGTCGAGTCCCAGCAGAGCGCGGAGGCAGCAGCATGA
- a CDS encoding chloramphenicol phosphotransferase CPT family protein gives MTVGSEGVAGAGAGAGPDVIVLNGGSSSGKSTLAAVLVDLLPGTWLRLTVDTLIEALPPGFDQVEGGLVLHPDGRVETGPEWRRVEQAWMRGIAGVARDVPVVVEDGFLSGPAAQERWRQALAGLRVLWVGVHCDPEVALVRERARADRVVGMAAAQATLVHEGIDYDLEVDTARCTPREAAMVVVAAVTVPIHGDRAGAE, from the coding sequence GTGACCGTCGGGTCCGAAGGCGTGGCGGGGGCCGGGGCCGGGGCCGGGCCGGACGTCATCGTCCTCAACGGCGGGTCGAGCTCGGGCAAGTCCACGCTGGCGGCGGTCCTCGTCGACCTCCTGCCGGGGACCTGGCTGCGGCTCACCGTCGACACGCTGATCGAGGCGCTCCCGCCGGGCTTCGACCAGGTCGAGGGCGGCCTGGTCCTGCACCCCGACGGCCGGGTCGAGACCGGTCCCGAGTGGCGTCGTGTCGAGCAGGCCTGGATGCGTGGCATCGCGGGCGTCGCCCGGGACGTGCCGGTCGTCGTCGAGGACGGGTTCCTCAGCGGCCCCGCGGCCCAGGAGCGCTGGCGCCAGGCGCTCGCGGGGTTGCGGGTGCTCTGGGTCGGGGTCCACTGCGATCCCGAGGTGGCGCTGGTCCGTGAGCGGGCCCGGGCCGACCGGGTGGTCGGGATGGCCGCCGCCCAGGCGACGCTCGTGCACGAGGGCATCGACTACGACCTCGAGGTCGACACGGCCCGGTGCACTCCCCGGGAGGCGGCGATGGTCGTCGTGGCTGCGGTGACCGTGCCGATCCACGGGGACCGAGCCGGCGCGGAGTGA
- a CDS encoding PqqD family peptide modification chaperone — translation MATTAPPTSTDTELIDALRADLAAAAYTVEGVSDLLGPLAGAALAREQVLPAQRVTAAAGTPLATLVRLFGLGDAVDAEDVAVALPTLGLQGAQSLGLVREQGPGVVATCDLRPYGEEDHAWWVASDLAEIATREPLHEDHVLGIGGASTTLASWTPRPLVVRALDIGTGCGVQALHLGAHAAHITVTDLSERALAYARFNAALNGASWDVVGGSMLDPVAGQRFELIVSNPPFVITPRSPDVPLFEYRDGGAAGDAIVADLVRSIGDHLEPGGIAQFLGNWEVLGDADWRERVRGWVDGTGLDAWIIQRDVQDPAEYAETWARDGGHHSATVEFATMYAAWLDDFASRDVSAVGFGVVTLQRPVTDREPFVHLDEVGGPVASPMGPHVLAGIRARTWLAEHTEADLLGVAWTVAPDVTEERHSRPGDPDPSVILLRQGGGLRRTVRLDTAGAALASVCDGTLTAGVAISAIAQLLEVDEATLRPDLVALLRELVADGLVT, via the coding sequence GTGGCCACCACCGCGCCACCCACCTCCACCGACACCGAGCTCATCGATGCGCTGCGTGCAGACCTGGCCGCGGCGGCATACACGGTCGAGGGGGTCTCCGACCTGCTCGGTCCGCTCGCGGGCGCAGCGCTCGCCCGTGAGCAGGTGCTGCCGGCGCAACGCGTCACGGCCGCGGCCGGCACACCGCTCGCGACGCTGGTGCGCCTCTTCGGGCTCGGCGACGCCGTCGACGCCGAGGACGTCGCCGTGGCCCTGCCGACCCTGGGGCTCCAGGGCGCCCAGTCGCTGGGGCTGGTCCGTGAGCAGGGCCCGGGCGTCGTCGCGACGTGCGACCTGCGTCCCTACGGCGAGGAGGACCACGCCTGGTGGGTGGCCTCCGACCTCGCAGAGATCGCCACGCGCGAGCCGCTGCACGAGGACCACGTGCTCGGGATCGGTGGCGCCTCGACGACGTTGGCGTCGTGGACGCCTCGGCCGCTCGTGGTGCGCGCCCTCGACATCGGCACGGGGTGTGGCGTCCAGGCCCTGCACCTCGGTGCGCACGCCGCCCACATCACCGTGACCGACCTGTCGGAGCGGGCCCTCGCCTACGCCAGGTTCAACGCCGCCCTCAACGGTGCCAGCTGGGACGTCGTCGGTGGTTCCATGCTCGATCCTGTTGCGGGGCAACGGTTCGAGCTGATCGTGAGCAACCCGCCGTTCGTCATCACGCCCCGCAGCCCCGACGTCCCGCTGTTCGAGTACCGCGACGGCGGTGCCGCGGGTGACGCGATCGTGGCGGACCTCGTCCGGTCGATCGGCGACCACCTGGAGCCGGGAGGGATAGCGCAGTTCCTCGGCAACTGGGAGGTCCTCGGCGACGCCGACTGGCGCGAGCGCGTGCGCGGATGGGTCGACGGCACCGGCCTCGACGCGTGGATCATCCAGCGCGACGTCCAGGACCCCGCGGAGTACGCCGAGACATGGGCCCGCGACGGTGGTCACCACAGCGCCACGGTGGAGTTCGCGACGATGTATGCCGCGTGGCTCGACGACTTCGCCTCGCGCGACGTGTCAGCGGTGGGGTTCGGGGTGGTGACGCTGCAGCGACCGGTCACCGACCGTGAGCCGTTCGTGCACCTCGACGAGGTCGGGGGGCCGGTCGCCTCGCCGATGGGTCCGCACGTCCTCGCCGGGATCCGCGCGCGCACCTGGCTGGCCGAGCACACCGAGGCGGACCTGCTCGGGGTGGCCTGGACGGTGGCCCCGGACGTCACCGAGGAGCGGCACTCGCGCCCCGGCGACCCGGACCCGAGCGTCATCCTGCTGAGGCAGGGCGGCGGGCTGCGCCGCACGGTCAGGCTGGACACCGCGGGGGCCGCCCTCGCCAGCGTCTGCGACGGCACCCTCACGGCCGGGGTGGCGATCTCGGCCATCGCCCAGCTGCTCGAGGTCGACGAGGCCACCCTGCGGCCCGACCTCGTCGCCCTGCTGCGCGAGCTGGTGGCTGACGGCCTGGTGACGTGA